Proteins encoded in a region of the Microcoleus sp. bin38.metabat.b11b12b14.051 genome:
- the mnmE gene encoding tRNA uridine-5-carboxymethylaminomethyl(34) synthesis GTPase MnmE, translated as MSESLTKGGTIAAIATAIVPQQGSVGIVRLSGDAALKIAATLFRAPGRQIWESHRILYGNIRHPKTQEMVDEALLLIMKAPRSFTREDVVEFHCHGGIVVVQQVLQLCLENGARLAQPGEFSLRAFLNGRLDLTQAESISDLVGAQSPAAAQSALAGLQGKLAQPIRQLRATCLDVLAEIEARIDFEEDLPPLDEAQTCLEIKHILNELSRILATADRGELLRSGLKVAIVGRPNVGKSSLLNAWSKSDRAIVTDLPGTTRDVVESQLVVGGIPVQVLDTAGIRETEDKVEKIGVERSRAAAKQADLVLLTIDAASGWTEGDSEIYEQVKHRPLIVIINKIDLVNTIPELPFSSAIHPTLTAAAALERGIEDLETAILDTVSGGNLQAANSDLAINQRQAAALTRAKISLEECQETISNKLPLDFWTIDLRGAIQALGEVTGEEVTESVLDRIFSRFCIGK; from the coding sequence ATGTCTGAATCACTAACCAAAGGAGGAACGATCGCAGCGATCGCCACCGCCATAGTTCCGCAACAAGGCAGCGTCGGCATTGTGCGACTTTCCGGCGATGCCGCCTTAAAAATTGCCGCCACCCTGTTTCGCGCCCCAGGACGGCAAATTTGGGAGTCTCACCGCATTCTTTACGGTAACATCCGCCACCCCAAAACTCAAGAAATGGTCGATGAAGCTTTGCTGTTAATCATGAAAGCGCCGCGTTCTTTCACCCGCGAAGATGTGGTGGAATTTCACTGTCACGGCGGGATTGTGGTGGTGCAGCAAGTGTTGCAGTTGTGTTTGGAAAACGGCGCGAGATTAGCCCAGCCGGGAGAGTTTTCGCTCAGGGCTTTTTTGAATGGAAGGCTCGATTTAACTCAAGCTGAAAGTATTTCTGATTTAGTCGGAGCTCAATCGCCCGCTGCTGCACAAAGTGCTTTGGCCGGTTTGCAGGGAAAATTAGCCCAGCCCATTCGCCAATTGAGAGCAACTTGTTTGGACGTGCTGGCAGAAATTGAGGCGAGAATTGATTTTGAGGAAGATTTGCCGCCTTTAGATGAAGCTCAAACTTGTTTGGAAATAAAGCATATTTTGAACGAATTGTCAAGGATTTTGGCAACGGCTGATCGCGGTGAATTGTTGCGAAGCGGTTTGAAAGTGGCGATTGTCGGGCGCCCGAATGTGGGAAAGTCGAGTTTGTTGAATGCGTGGAGTAAGAGCGATCGGGCGATCGTCACAGATTTGCCGGGAACGACGCGAGATGTGGTAGAGTCGCAGCTAGTTGTGGGCGGCATTCCGGTGCAGGTGCTCGATACTGCGGGGATTCGGGAAACCGAAGACAAGGTGGAAAAAATCGGCGTGGAGCGATCGCGCGCCGCAGCAAAACAAGCCGATTTAGTATTATTGACAATTGACGCAGCCTCTGGCTGGACAGAGGGAGATTCCGAAATTTACGAGCAAGTAAAACACCGCCCGCTGATTGTAATCATCAACAAAATCGACCTAGTAAACACCATCCCCGAATTACCTTTTTCGTCGGCAATTCACCCGACTCTTACCGCAGCAGCAGCCCTAGAACGAGGCATAGAAGACTTAGAAACTGCCATCTTAGATACCGTCAGCGGCGGAAATTTGCAAGCAGCAAACTCAGACTTAGCAATCAACCAGCGGCAAGCAGCAGCCTTAACCAGAGCTAAAATTTCCCTGGAAGAGTGCCAAGAAACTATTAGCAATAAATTGCCTTTAGATTTTTGGACAATAGATTTGCGCGGCGCCATTCAAGCATTAGGAGAAGTTACGGGCGAAGAAGTAACAGAATCAGTCCTAGATCGAATATTTAGCAGATTTTGCATTGGGAAATAG
- a CDS encoding macro domain-containing protein: MIKIKEGNLLEADAEALVNTVNCVGVMGKGIALQFKQAYPENFRQYSKACRAGEVQPGRMFVVSSGNLFNPRYIINFPTKRHWRGKSKIEDIQTGLTALIHEVKELGITSIAVPPLGCGNGGLSWKTVKPLIESAFAEIPNVQVLLFEPQAAPQADSMLVSTEKPQITRARALFISLLELYGIPGYRLTMLEIQKLAYFLQVAGEPLRLHYVKEKYGPYANNLNHVLQKLEGHYIRGYGDRSREAQLYVLSEGKIAAREFLDNAADASVRLERVSALINGFETPYGMELLATVHWVVSENRETAEDSERAIELVREWNIRKSELFKPQHIRKAWQRLHEQSWFV; encoded by the coding sequence GTGATTAAAATCAAAGAAGGCAACCTTTTAGAAGCAGATGCAGAAGCCCTAGTCAACACAGTTAATTGTGTGGGAGTTATGGGCAAAGGAATTGCCTTGCAGTTCAAGCAGGCATATCCGGAAAACTTCCGCCAATATTCCAAGGCTTGCCGCGCTGGTGAAGTGCAGCCGGGCCGAATGTTTGTAGTATCTTCGGGCAATTTATTTAATCCTCGATATATTATTAATTTTCCGACGAAACGCCACTGGAGAGGCAAATCAAAAATCGAAGATATTCAAACTGGACTAACAGCTTTGATTCACGAAGTCAAGGAATTAGGTATTACTTCTATTGCCGTTCCTCCGCTGGGTTGTGGGAATGGTGGTTTGTCTTGGAAGACAGTCAAACCGCTAATTGAATCAGCTTTTGCGGAAATACCAAATGTGCAAGTTTTGCTGTTTGAACCGCAGGCTGCTCCCCAAGCCGATTCGATGTTGGTTTCTACCGAAAAACCCCAAATCACTCGCGCTCGTGCCTTATTTATTAGTTTGCTGGAATTGTACGGAATTCCTGGCTATCGGTTGACGATGCTGGAAATTCAAAAGTTAGCTTATTTTCTTCAGGTAGCAGGTGAACCGCTAAGATTACATTATGTAAAAGAAAAGTACGGGCCCTATGCAAATAATCTCAATCATGTTTTGCAGAAGCTGGAAGGACATTATATTAGAGGTTACGGAGATCGAAGCCGAGAGGCACAACTTTATGTATTGTCTGAAGGTAAGATAGCTGCACGGGAATTTTTAGATAATGCTGCTGATGCTAGTGTTAGACTAGAGCGTGTTAGCGCTTTAATTAATGGTTTTGAAACTCCTTATGGGATGGAATTGTTGGCAACTGTTCACTGGGTTGTTTCGGAAAATCGGGAGACTGCTGAGGATTCCGAAAGAGCGATCGAACTTGTACGCGAATGGAACATTCGCAAAAGCGAACTATTTAAGCCTCAACACATTCGCAAAGCGTGGCAGCGACTTCACGAGCAGAGTTGGTTTGTTTAG
- a CDS encoding DUF4433 domain-containing protein: MQLPIYHITHIHNLESIISEGGLLAYNAMRMAGTQYTNIAYENIQDRRARIRVPCGRGGVLHDYIPFYFAPRSPMLYTINKGNVTSYTQGQAAIIHLVSDAIEIEFRGLDFVFTDGHAIMTFTEFFDDIHDLEQLDWHIMKDRYWQDTNEDNDRKRRRQAEFLVHNFLEWELIEEIGVIDSTIKAQVENVLQNFTHKPPVIVRNNWYY, translated from the coding sequence GTGCAATTACCAATCTACCACATCACTCACATTCACAATCTAGAATCTATTATTTCTGAAGGTGGATTGTTAGCATACAACGCAATGCGTATGGCAGGCACTCAGTACACTAATATCGCCTACGAGAACATCCAAGATCGTCGTGCTAGAATCCGCGTTCCCTGCGGTAGAGGCGGCGTACTACACGATTATATTCCATTTTATTTTGCACCGCGTTCTCCGATGTTATATACGATTAATAAAGGCAATGTAACCAGCTACACTCAAGGTCAAGCAGCAATTATTCACCTCGTTTCTGATGCAATTGAAATAGAGTTTAGGGGTTTAGATTTTGTTTTCACTGACGGTCATGCAATCATGACATTCACCGAGTTTTTTGACGATATCCACGATTTAGAGCAGCTCGACTGGCATATTATGAAAGACCGTTACTGGCAAGACACAAACGAAGACAACGATAGAAAGCGCAGGCGTCAAGCCGAGTTTTTAGTTCACAACTTTCTGGAATGGGAGTTAATCGAAGAAATTGGGGTGATCGATTCGACAATCAAAGCACAAGTAGAGAATGTTTTACAAAATTTTACACACAAACCACCCGTAATAGTGCGTAATAATTGGTATTATTAA